One Peterkaempfera bronchialis DNA window includes the following coding sequences:
- a CDS encoding family 43 glycosylhydrolase — MRPQTALVIRNPLLTGSHPDPSIVRVGGDFYLATSTFEWYPGVRLHHSRDLVHWRPLGGALDSTALLNLAGCPDSGGVWAPHLSCPDGLFHLVYSNVSTYAGGFTDAPNHLVTAPTIDGPWSDPVPLHARGFDASLFHDGEHSWLLNLVHDWRPGHGGSAGLEATRYDRTARRLVGEPVPIALPPQAGWIEGPTLYRHGPWYYLLTADGGTGYAHQVTVARSRSLAGPYERDPHGPLITARDHPELPLQKAGHGSLVETGTGQWYLAYLAARPHGRRGPCVLGRETALAPVTWTPDGWPRTPTGLPDLEIPAPDLPAGAPYTPEEVDGFDGPALGPDWSTLRRPAAPDWLSLTERPSHLRLHGGRSPQSLTGSSLVARRVTAARCAFEATVEYQPRTFQHLAGITAYYNTRTWYFLYVTADDQGQPVLRTASSDRGLVTVDEAGQEPLGAAARLRLGLDLDGPVLRFRCDTGTGWRSFGPPLDATVLSDEHAEEIEDGRIRTMGFTGAFVGLWAWDLTGGGHPADFDDAAYRTPQ; from the coding sequence ATGCGGCCGCAGACCGCGCTGGTGATCCGCAACCCGTTGCTGACCGGCTCGCATCCTGACCCGTCGATCGTGCGGGTGGGAGGCGACTTCTACCTGGCCACCTCGACATTCGAGTGGTATCCGGGCGTGCGGTTGCACCACTCCCGGGACCTGGTGCACTGGCGGCCCCTGGGCGGGGCCTTGGACAGCACCGCGCTGCTCAACCTGGCGGGCTGTCCGGACTCCGGCGGGGTGTGGGCGCCCCACCTCAGCTGTCCGGACGGCCTGTTCCACCTCGTCTACAGCAACGTGTCCACATACGCGGGCGGTTTCACCGACGCCCCCAACCACCTGGTCACCGCGCCGACCATCGACGGCCCCTGGTCCGACCCGGTGCCGCTGCACGCGCGCGGCTTCGACGCCTCCCTCTTCCATGACGGCGAGCACAGCTGGCTGCTGAACCTGGTCCACGACTGGAGACCAGGCCACGGCGGCTCGGCCGGCCTGGAGGCCACCCGCTACGACCGCACGGCCCGCCGACTGGTCGGCGAGCCCGTCCCGATCGCGCTGCCGCCGCAGGCCGGGTGGATCGAGGGCCCCACCCTCTACCGGCACGGGCCCTGGTACTACCTGCTCACAGCGGACGGCGGAACCGGCTACGCACACCAGGTCACCGTGGCCCGCTCCCGTTCCCTGGCCGGGCCGTACGAGCGCGACCCGCACGGCCCGCTCATCACCGCCCGCGACCACCCGGAGCTGCCGCTACAGAAGGCCGGACACGGCAGCCTCGTCGAAACCGGGACCGGCCAGTGGTACCTGGCCTACCTCGCCGCCCGGCCCCACGGCCGCCGCGGACCATGTGTGCTCGGCCGGGAGACCGCGCTGGCCCCCGTCACCTGGACACCCGACGGGTGGCCGCGCACCCCCACCGGCCTGCCCGACCTCGAGATACCCGCGCCCGACCTGCCTGCGGGCGCACCGTACACACCGGAGGAGGTGGACGGCTTCGACGGGCCCGCCCTCGGGCCCGACTGGTCCACGTTGCGCCGACCCGCCGCACCGGACTGGCTCTCCCTCACCGAGCGCCCCTCCCATCTGCGGCTGCACGGCGGCCGCTCACCCCAGAGCCTGACCGGCTCCTCCCTGGTGGCACGCCGCGTGACCGCCGCACGCTGCGCGTTCGAGGCGACGGTGGAGTACCAGCCGCGGACCTTCCAGCACCTGGCGGGGATCACCGCCTACTACAACACCCGCACCTGGTACTTCCTGTACGTCACCGCAGACGACCAAGGACAGCCGGTACTCCGCACGGCCTCAAGCGACCGGGGCCTGGTGACCGTGGACGAAGCAGGGCAGGAACCTCTCGGCGCCGCCGCACGACTCCGCCTCGGCCTCGACCTCGACGGACCCGTCCTCCGCTTCCGCTGCGACACCGGCACCGGCTGGCGCTCCTTCGGCCCGCCGCTCGACGCGACCGTGCTCTCCGACGAACACGCCGAGGAGATCGAGGACGGCCGGATCCGGACCATGGGCTTCACAGGGGCCTTCGTCGGCCTGTGGGCCTGGGACCTCACCGGAGGCGGCCACCCAGCCGACTTCGACGACGCCGCCTACCGCACCCCGCAGTGA
- a CDS encoding LemA family protein: MTALVVLAVLLLVIVVPLALAGTALYNGLVRKRGAVDNAWAQTDVQLKRRHDLIPNLVETVKGYATHERQTLDAVVAARSQALTAQGPQQQAAAEGMLSGALKGLLALAEAYPDLKASQNFSELQAELSTTENRIAYSRQYYNDAVLTYNNAIQTVPANLVAGVAGFTAREYFQAPDEERGPVQVRF; encoded by the coding sequence ATGACCGCACTCGTCGTCCTCGCCGTGCTGCTCCTCGTCATCGTGGTGCCTCTCGCCCTCGCCGGCACCGCGCTCTACAACGGTCTCGTCCGCAAGCGCGGCGCCGTGGACAACGCGTGGGCGCAGACCGACGTGCAACTCAAGCGGCGTCATGACCTGATACCCAACCTCGTGGAGACGGTGAAGGGGTACGCCACGCATGAGCGGCAGACCCTGGACGCCGTCGTCGCGGCGCGCTCCCAGGCGCTTACGGCCCAGGGCCCGCAGCAGCAGGCCGCCGCCGAGGGCATGCTGTCCGGCGCGCTGAAGGGCCTGCTCGCGCTGGCCGAGGCGTACCCGGACCTGAAGGCGAGCCAGAACTTCTCCGAGCTCCAGGCGGAGCTGTCGACCACCGAGAACCGCATCGCCTACTCCCGGCAGTACTACAACGACGCGGTCCTCACCTACAACAACGCGATCCAGACGGTCCCCGCCAACCTGGTCGCGGGAGTTGCCGGATTCACGGCGCGTGAGTACTTCCAGGCCCCCGACGAGGAGCGCGGCCCCGTTCAGGTGCGGTTCTGA
- a CDS encoding ATP-binding protein: MTTELTLLPRVAYRGREVTAPRLRSLLALLAGDLRTGCTTERLVAGLWPEELPERPGKAVQVLVSRARAQLGADVLAGTPSGYRLTLAEDQVDSSALLLYAAAGADRARAGDHAGALAAAEAGLALWEGTPDGPGDPDDPVAALRTERAPVRSALIRAQALALARLGRHAEAAGPLAVAASEHPRDEEVLAALLRGEAATAGPSAALMRYEAYRRELREALGMDPGAGLKAVQQELLRGEAPPARHGVPHEPNPLLGRDEDLAAVERRLRASRAVTVVGPGGLGKTRLAHAVSRRAGQRVVYFVPLAGVTSDADVAAEVASALGAGEGRPGAISGHASADPVSGILGVLGSGSALLVLDNCEQVIGGAADLVQALVSSSKDLRVLATSRAPLGLTSEAVYALPELGLDTSVELFTQRARAARPGVRLPPDAVAELCRHLDGLPLAVELAAARVRVLSVPEIARRLGDRFALLRGGARDMPERHRTLHAVVEWSWNLLAEDARAALRTLSVFPGGFLGEAAERVLGEDALILLEQLAGQSLLTVADTPFGVRFRMLETVREFSAARRTEAGEEDQAVGRFLAWARDFGVAHHDWSLGSEPRTAWGLIRAEQDNLVLALRHALARTDGPTIAALTAVLGALWSSDSNFPRLVALAAETGPPLSHYYPGPEYVEVARAAAVLCTAGLLMGYGPVAVRQLVTLRRLPTAPPDTLLRAIAVVLSAVPEMRPPDYQVLRGLCESEQPLVAGVAECIATYVWEYEHDIDRALASARRILAGLDPVGNPSMQLMGHSRLSELCLRTGRGEEAYRHLKAALEVVPRLADGHDYIFIRTGLVLACLQCGNPDEAEYWLWQAESDNAPQQDAFYRPGPGGRAEIALARGLTEVGLGLWRGALEGILAAGSMYSDDPWLDPWALQIQSAAVTAHAHAGRLGLVAEPVDRLRRGLRTLLSGPSRSPLELPVVGTVLHALGMAGLASGDAGAVRMVALAERLRVLREFQPTMSAARARRAAEDADRAAYADAVSEYAALERDELPEAARALISGRG, from the coding sequence ATGACCACCGAGCTGACCCTGCTGCCGCGTGTCGCCTATCGCGGACGGGAGGTCACCGCGCCCCGGCTCCGCAGCCTGCTGGCGCTGCTCGCGGGCGACCTGCGCACGGGCTGCACCACCGAGCGGCTGGTGGCGGGGCTCTGGCCGGAGGAGTTGCCGGAGCGGCCGGGCAAGGCGGTGCAGGTCCTGGTCTCCAGGGCGCGGGCGCAGCTGGGCGCCGACGTCCTCGCCGGCACGCCGAGCGGATACCGGCTCACCCTCGCCGAGGATCAGGTCGACAGCTCCGCCCTGCTGCTGTACGCCGCCGCCGGCGCGGACCGGGCCAGGGCCGGGGACCACGCGGGGGCGCTGGCTGCGGCGGAGGCCGGGCTTGCGCTGTGGGAGGGCACCCCTGACGGGCCCGGCGACCCCGACGACCCGGTGGCCGCGTTGCGCACCGAGCGCGCCCCCGTCCGCAGCGCGCTCATACGCGCGCAGGCGCTCGCGCTCGCCCGGCTGGGGCGGCACGCGGAGGCGGCCGGGCCGCTGGCGGTGGCCGCCTCGGAGCATCCGCGCGACGAGGAGGTGCTCGCCGCGCTGCTGCGCGGCGAGGCGGCGACGGCGGGCCCGTCCGCCGCGCTGATGCGGTACGAGGCGTACCGCCGTGAGCTGCGCGAGGCGCTCGGCATGGATCCGGGTGCCGGGCTCAAGGCCGTACAGCAGGAGCTGCTGCGCGGCGAGGCGCCTCCGGCCAGGCACGGCGTGCCGCATGAGCCCAACCCGCTGCTCGGCCGGGACGAGGACCTTGCGGCGGTGGAGCGGCGGCTGCGCGCCTCCCGCGCGGTCACCGTGGTCGGCCCTGGCGGCCTCGGCAAGACCCGGCTCGCGCATGCCGTCAGCCGTCGGGCCGGGCAGCGCGTGGTGTATTTCGTGCCGCTCGCCGGCGTCACCTCGGACGCGGACGTGGCCGCGGAGGTGGCCTCCGCGCTCGGCGCGGGCGAGGGGCGGCCCGGCGCCATCAGCGGCCACGCCTCGGCCGACCCGGTGTCCGGCATCCTCGGTGTGCTCGGCTCCGGGTCCGCTCTGCTGGTGCTGGACAACTGCGAGCAGGTCATCGGGGGCGCCGCAGACCTCGTCCAGGCCCTGGTCTCGTCCTCGAAGGACCTGCGGGTGCTCGCCACCAGCCGGGCCCCGCTGGGCCTCACCTCGGAGGCGGTGTATGCGCTGCCGGAGCTCGGTCTCGACACCTCGGTCGAGCTGTTCACGCAGCGGGCCCGGGCCGCCCGGCCCGGGGTGCGGCTGCCGCCGGACGCGGTGGCCGAGCTCTGCCGCCATCTCGACGGGCTGCCGCTCGCCGTGGAGTTGGCCGCGGCGCGGGTGCGGGTGCTGTCGGTGCCGGAGATCGCCCGCCGCCTCGGCGACCGGTTCGCGCTGCTGCGGGGCGGGGCGCGGGACATGCCGGAGCGCCACCGCACGCTGCACGCGGTCGTGGAGTGGAGCTGGAACCTGCTCGCCGAGGACGCCAGGGCGGCGCTGCGCACGCTGTCCGTCTTCCCCGGCGGCTTCCTGGGCGAAGCGGCGGAGCGGGTGCTCGGCGAGGACGCGCTGATCCTGCTTGAGCAGTTGGCCGGTCAGTCGCTGCTCACCGTCGCCGACACCCCGTTCGGCGTGCGGTTCCGGATGCTGGAGACCGTACGGGAGTTCAGCGCGGCCCGGCGTACGGAGGCGGGCGAGGAGGACCAGGCCGTCGGCCGGTTCCTCGCCTGGGCGCGGGACTTCGGGGTCGCGCACCACGACTGGTCCTTGGGCTCGGAACCGCGGACAGCCTGGGGGCTGATCAGGGCCGAGCAGGACAACCTCGTACTGGCCCTGCGGCACGCCCTGGCCCGTACGGACGGCCCCACCATCGCCGCCCTCACCGCCGTGCTCGGCGCTCTGTGGTCCAGCGACTCCAACTTCCCCCGCCTCGTTGCCCTCGCGGCGGAGACCGGCCCACCGCTGTCGCACTACTACCCCGGGCCCGAATACGTCGAAGTCGCCCGCGCCGCCGCCGTGTTGTGTACGGCGGGTCTGCTGATGGGCTACGGCCCGGTCGCCGTACGCCAGCTCGTCACCCTCCGGCGGCTGCCCACGGCCCCGCCGGACACGCTGCTGCGCGCCATCGCGGTGGTGCTGAGCGCGGTCCCCGAGATGCGGCCTCCCGACTACCAGGTGCTGCGGGGGCTCTGCGAGAGCGAGCAGCCGCTGGTCGCCGGCGTCGCCGAGTGCATCGCCACCTATGTCTGGGAGTACGAGCACGACATCGACCGCGCGCTCGCCTCGGCTCGCCGGATACTCGCCGGACTCGACCCGGTCGGCAATCCGTCCATGCAGCTCATGGGGCATTCCCGGCTGAGCGAGCTGTGCCTGCGGACGGGGCGGGGCGAGGAGGCGTACCGACACCTCAAGGCGGCGCTTGAGGTGGTGCCGCGGCTCGCCGACGGGCACGACTACATCTTCATCCGCACGGGCCTCGTCCTCGCCTGCCTGCAGTGCGGCAACCCTGACGAGGCCGAGTACTGGCTGTGGCAGGCGGAGAGCGACAACGCCCCGCAGCAGGACGCCTTCTACCGGCCCGGCCCCGGCGGGCGTGCCGAGATCGCGCTCGCCCGGGGGCTGACGGAGGTCGGGCTCGGCCTGTGGCGCGGCGCCCTGGAGGGCATACTCGCGGCCGGCTCGATGTACAGCGACGACCCCTGGCTCGACCCGTGGGCGTTGCAGATCCAGTCGGCGGCGGTGACGGCGCATGCGCACGCCGGCCGTCTGGGGCTGGTCGCGGAGCCGGTCGACCGGCTGCGGCGGGGGCTGCGGACGCTGCTCTCCGGTCCGTCCCGCTCGCCTCTGGAGCTCCCGGTGGTCGGGACGGTGCTGCACGCCCTTGGCATGGCGGGGCTCGCGTCCGGCGACGCCGGTGCCGTACGGATGGTCGCGCTGGCCGAACGGCTGCGGGTGCTGCGCGAGTTCCAGCCGACGATGTCGGCGGCCCGCGCCCGGCGGGCGGCGGAGGACGCCGATCGGGCGGCGTACGCCGACGCGGTGTCGGAGTACGCCGCCCTGGAGCGGGACGAGCTGCCGGAGGCAGCCCGCGCGCTCATTTCGGGTCGCGGTTGA
- a CDS encoding DUF2207 family protein yields MAFWAAAVAALLLWLLLLLAMALATRNPEVIAGPPAGELADQSPAVVDLITGHWRLTGEAPAATLLDLAARGVVQIEEIGPELSLVRLRHDPGDLNPYEKLVLEHLQALAVDGVVATGALAEGSRDLSRWWKSFRRKVIVDARSQGLSQPRWSRAQAAVLTAAAGVPALAIAVAVTVDDRKHSAGPGAGIVSWVLLTLLMGKLNGERGTRRGAELAGYWLGVRKHFAASGRFPQLPAASVTLWGRHLAYAAALGVAPTAVTSLPVSTPADDRRAWSDYGGMWHVVTVRYPRRMLWAREPRPMLLRALGAGALAGFWAWVVLLVASAFGWWPDALRTPSAFVVGALVAAVPLAYAISDLTRKAEIEGQIVRLRRVDVGSGENRGHSYVHWCAIDQGREREVKAFGISGTLWGALAEGDRVRARVGPTLGWISEIEVAERRQRQERYDDTGEYRIDAPENLGEVRISDPRKE; encoded by the coding sequence ATGGCGTTCTGGGCGGCCGCCGTCGCGGCCCTGCTGCTCTGGCTCCTGCTGCTGCTCGCGATGGCCCTCGCCACCCGCAACCCGGAGGTGATCGCGGGCCCGCCGGCCGGCGAGCTGGCCGACCAGTCACCGGCCGTCGTCGACCTGATCACCGGTCACTGGCGGCTCACCGGCGAGGCACCCGCCGCCACGCTGCTCGACCTGGCAGCCAGGGGCGTCGTGCAGATCGAGGAGATCGGCCCCGAGCTCTCCCTGGTACGGCTGCGCCATGACCCCGGCGACCTCAACCCCTACGAGAAGCTGGTCCTCGAACACCTCCAGGCGCTGGCCGTTGACGGCGTGGTGGCGACCGGTGCGCTCGCCGAGGGCTCGCGCGACCTGAGCCGCTGGTGGAAGAGCTTCCGTAGGAAGGTCATCGTCGACGCCAGGTCCCAGGGCCTGTCCCAGCCCCGATGGAGCAGGGCCCAGGCCGCCGTGCTCACGGCCGCGGCGGGTGTCCCGGCCCTGGCCATCGCCGTGGCGGTGACGGTGGACGACAGGAAGCACAGTGCCGGCCCCGGCGCGGGCATCGTGTCCTGGGTGCTGCTCACGCTGCTGATGGGCAAGCTGAACGGCGAGCGCGGAACCCGGCGCGGCGCAGAGCTGGCGGGCTACTGGCTGGGCGTGCGCAAGCACTTCGCCGCGAGCGGGCGCTTCCCCCAGCTGCCCGCCGCGTCGGTCACCCTGTGGGGCCGCCACCTGGCGTACGCGGCGGCGCTCGGCGTCGCGCCGACGGCGGTGACGAGTCTTCCGGTGAGCACCCCTGCCGATGACAGGCGTGCCTGGTCCGACTACGGCGGCATGTGGCATGTGGTCACCGTGCGCTATCCCCGGCGCATGCTCTGGGCGCGCGAACCGCGGCCCATGCTGCTCCGCGCCCTGGGCGCGGGCGCTCTGGCGGGGTTCTGGGCCTGGGTGGTCCTGCTCGTCGCGTCGGCGTTCGGCTGGTGGCCGGACGCGCTGCGGACGCCCTCGGCGTTTGTCGTCGGCGCGCTTGTGGCGGCCGTGCCGCTGGCGTACGCGATCAGCGATCTGACCCGCAAGGCCGAGATCGAGGGCCAGATCGTGCGGCTCAGGCGTGTCGATGTCGGCTCGGGCGAGAATCGCGGCCACAGCTACGTCCATTGGTGTGCCATCGACCAGGGCCGGGAACGTGAGGTCAAGGCGTTCGGGATCAGCGGCACGCTGTGGGGCGCCCTCGCCGAGGGCGACCGGGTGCGTGCCAGGGTCGGTCCCACGCTCGGCTGGATCAGCGAGATCGAGGTCGCCGAGCGCCGGCAGCGCCAGGAGCGCTACGACGACACCGGCGAGTACCGGATCGACGCCCCGGAGAACCTGGGCGAGGTACGGATCTCCGATCCACGCAAGGAGTGA